Proteins encoded in a region of the Gallalistipes aquisgranensis genome:
- a CDS encoding LemA family protein, whose product MKKGTIILIVAAVVVVALFLWMKNTYNGMVNMREGVKAQWANVENQYQRRSDLIPNLVNTVKGYASHESSTLEAVTEARSKATQTQVNFDRLDEQTLQQYNRAQGEVSSVLSRLMAISESYPDLKANQNFRDLQVQLEGTENRISVERRKFNESAQSYNRYIMQFPRNLFASMFGFRETPYFSAQEGAEQAPKVEF is encoded by the coding sequence ATGAAAAAAGGAACCATCATTCTGATCGTGGCGGCAGTCGTCGTCGTAGCCCTCTTCCTCTGGATGAAGAACACCTACAACGGCATGGTGAACATGCGGGAAGGCGTGAAAGCCCAGTGGGCGAACGTGGAAAACCAGTACCAGCGCCGTTCCGACCTGATCCCCAACCTGGTCAACACCGTAAAGGGATATGCCTCCCACGAATCCTCCACGCTGGAAGCAGTGACCGAGGCACGCAGCAAAGCCACCCAGACCCAGGTCAATTTCGACCGGCTGGATGAACAGACCCTTCAGCAATACAACCGGGCACAGGGCGAGGTATCGTCCGTACTGAGCCGGCTGATGGCCATCTCGGAGAGCTATCCCGACCTGAAGGCCAACCAGAATTTCCGCGACCTTCAGGTCCAGCTGGAGGGGACGGAGAACCGCATCTCGGTAGAGCGCCGCAAGTTCAACGAGTCGGCCCAAAGCTACAACCGTTATATCATGCAGTTCCCCCGCAACCTCTTCGCCTCCATGTTCGGATTCCGGGAAACGCCTTATTTCTCGGCCCAGGAAGGCGCGGAACAGGCTCCTAAAGTGGAATTCTAA
- a CDS encoding AraC family transcriptional regulator codes for MARIEAGFPGERFVVLPQPFLDLIEDNPLTGDLYIHSLGHIAHARHHHVSRPEGSSQHVFLYCTWGRGEVEVDRRRFTLSANRFVVLPAGVPHVYRADDDDPWTLYWVLFGGEKASVYAAGMAEPRQVLPSVHSRIEQRTDLFETIYSVLCGGFSIEKLNYANIVLAHFLASFLYADLFRESVPVPAAVKYADSMVSRVTHFMAENVESNLTLSQIASYAGYSESYFYRRFVKETGHAPIDYFIHLKINKASIFLIKTSLTVAQIAAKLGFNSPDYFSRTFRRIVGISASEFRKQNFRL; via the coding sequence ATGGCCCGTATCGAAGCAGGTTTTCCCGGGGAGCGGTTCGTGGTGCTTCCCCAGCCCTTTCTCGACCTGATAGAGGACAATCCTCTGACGGGCGATCTCTACATCCATTCCCTGGGGCATATCGCCCATGCGCGGCACCACCACGTGTCGCGTCCGGAAGGCTCTTCTCAGCACGTGTTTCTATACTGTACATGGGGCAGGGGAGAGGTGGAGGTGGACCGTCGGCGTTTCACTCTCTCGGCCAACCGGTTCGTGGTGCTTCCTGCCGGAGTGCCTCATGTCTACCGGGCCGACGACGACGATCCGTGGACGCTTTACTGGGTCCTGTTCGGCGGGGAAAAAGCCTCGGTTTATGCCGCGGGTATGGCGGAGCCCCGGCAGGTGCTTCCTTCCGTACATTCGCGTATCGAGCAGCGTACGGATCTGTTCGAGACGATCTATTCGGTGCTTTGCGGAGGGTTTTCCATCGAAAAACTGAATTATGCCAATATCGTGCTGGCGCATTTTCTCGCCTCCTTTCTCTATGCCGACCTGTTCCGGGAATCGGTTCCCGTACCCGCTGCGGTCAAATATGCCGACAGCATGGTCAGCCGGGTGACGCATTTTATGGCGGAGAACGTCGAAAGCAATCTGACTCTGAGCCAGATTGCCTCCTATGCAGGTTATTCCGAATCGTACTTTTACCGCCGGTTCGTCAAGGAGACGGGACATGCTCCGATCGACTATTTCATCCATCTGAAAATCAACAAGGCTTCCATTTTTCTGATCAAGACCTCGCTGACCGTGGCACAGATCGCGGCCAAACTTGGTTTCAACAGTCCCGACTATTTTTCCCGTACGTTCCGGCGCATCGTCGGCATCTCCGCCTCGGAGTTCCGCAAACAGAATTTCCGGCTCTGA
- a CDS encoding putative DNA modification/repair radical SAM protein, which translates to MKEGVLEKLKILAESAKYDVSCSSSGTTRRNRSGTLGNAAGWGICHSFTEDGRCVSLLKIMLTNYCVYDCAYCINRRSNDIRRATFSVSELVELTVEFYRRNYIEGLFLSSGVVRSPDYTMERMVRVAQDLRTVHRFGGYIHLKSIPGASRELVDRAGLYADRLSVNVEIPTEHNLKRLAPEKDHESVFRPMQFIQQGVLASAEERRRFPHAPRFAPAGQSTQMIVGATDETDRQILTLSSDLYRRPGMKRVYYSGFVPVNSYDSRLPSLGQVPLVREHRLYQADWLMRFYGFRADEIADDVHPCLDLEIDPKLAWALRHPEAFPVDVNRADYAMILRVPGIGVKSAALIVSSRRHGRVTASVLKKMGVVMKKAQYFITCGELPLRSVQDLRPEYVRRVLTARTAGRRLPDENQLSLPFPEKS; encoded by the coding sequence ATGAAAGAGGGGGTGCTCGAAAAGCTGAAGATCCTGGCCGAATCGGCCAAATACGACGTTTCCTGCTCGTCGAGCGGGACGACCCGCCGCAACCGTTCCGGTACGCTGGGCAATGCGGCGGGGTGGGGTATCTGTCACAGCTTTACCGAGGACGGCCGCTGCGTCTCCCTGCTGAAGATCATGCTCACCAATTACTGCGTCTATGACTGTGCCTATTGCATCAACCGGCGCAGCAACGATATCCGCCGGGCCACCTTTTCGGTTTCGGAACTGGTGGAGCTGACCGTCGAATTTTACCGCCGCAACTACATCGAGGGATTGTTCCTCAGTTCGGGCGTGGTGCGCAGTCCGGACTACACGATGGAGCGGATGGTGCGCGTGGCCCAGGACCTGCGGACGGTGCACCGTTTCGGCGGGTATATCCACCTGAAGAGTATTCCCGGGGCCAGCCGCGAGTTGGTGGACCGGGCGGGGCTCTATGCCGACCGGCTCAGCGTGAACGTGGAGATTCCCACGGAGCACAACCTGAAGCGGCTGGCTCCGGAGAAGGATCACGAAAGTGTTTTCCGCCCGATGCAGTTCATCCAGCAGGGGGTGCTGGCCAGTGCCGAGGAGCGCCGGCGCTTTCCCCATGCGCCCCGTTTCGCCCCGGCCGGCCAGAGTACCCAGATGATCGTGGGCGCCACCGACGAGACCGACCGTCAGATACTGACGCTCTCCTCCGACCTGTATCGGCGTCCCGGCATGAAACGGGTCTATTATTCCGGTTTCGTTCCCGTGAACAGTTACGATTCGCGGCTGCCTTCCCTCGGCCAGGTCCCTCTGGTGCGGGAACACCGCCTGTACCAGGCCGACTGGCTGATGCGTTTCTACGGCTTCCGGGCCGACGAGATCGCGGACGACGTTCATCCCTGCCTCGACCTGGAGATCGACCCCAAACTGGCCTGGGCCCTGCGCCATCCGGAGGCCTTTCCGGTGGACGTGAACCGGGCGGATTACGCCATGATCCTGCGGGTGCCGGGGATCGGCGTGAAGTCTGCCGCGCTGATCGTCTCTTCGCGCCGCCACGGCCGGGTGACCGCTTCCGTGCTGAAAAAGATGGGGGTGGTGATGAAGAAGGCGCAGTATTTCATCACCTGCGGCGAACTTCCGCTCAGGAGCGTTCAGGATCTCCGCCCCGAATATGTCCGCCGGGTGTTGACGGCCCGCACTGCGGGGCGCCGCCTGCCGGACGAGAACCAGCTTTCGCTGCCTTTTCCCGAAAAGTCATGA
- a CDS encoding TPM domain-containing protein, translated as MPGASKLLDRQAQEQVVEAIREAERATSAEIRVHIENHCRGDVLDRATEVFSELKMDRTELRNGVLIYVAVKDRKTAIIGDSGINRYVRREFWDTCYRAMSSHFATGDFAGGLCAAIGLLPRELGECFPHQSDDVNELPDEISFG; from the coding sequence ATGCCGGGCGCATCGAAACTGCTGGACAGGCAGGCACAGGAACAGGTCGTGGAGGCCATTCGGGAGGCCGAGCGAGCCACCTCGGCCGAAATCCGGGTACACATCGAGAACCACTGCCGGGGCGACGTGCTGGACCGGGCCACGGAGGTGTTCTCCGAGCTGAAAATGGACCGGACGGAGCTCCGCAACGGAGTGCTGATCTACGTGGCCGTCAAGGACCGCAAAACGGCCATCATCGGCGACAGCGGAATCAACCGCTACGTCCGCCGCGAATTCTGGGATACCTGCTACCGGGCCATGAGCAGCCACTTCGCCACGGGTGATTTCGCGGGCGGGCTCTGCGCGGCCATCGGCCTGCTTCCCCGCGAACTGGGCGAATGTTTTCCGCACCAGAGCGACGACGTTAACGAACTTCCGGATGAAATCTCCTTCGGGTAA
- a CDS encoding NAD+ synthase — protein sequence MKIALAQLNYTIGAFESNKMKIIRSINEAKAQHADLLLFAEQAICGTPAYDLLNKVTFLELCEEALVEIASYCDNISVLVGLPIQHNNRTISVAALIQNRKVVRYVGKRNVIWRDDKGYITPSEGCEYVKICGRKVAVVVNEDILAEQEYGDYADIIVNITASRYSRGIVEKRYDFLRRLAYTKGKTVVFLNQVGAQTDVVFDGSSAVFNGRGEAVALLKNFEEDFLVVDVEADLPHIEIPYQDKTVNVYHAIKLGLKDYFEKNGFTQACLGLSGGIDSAVVVAVAADVLGPENVRVLMMPSQFSSDHSVDDALKLAENLGIEYDIVPITETYTTVMKAMRPVFGDLPFDVAEENIQARIRGLMMMAVSNKFGHILLNTTNKSEMAVGYGTLYGDTNGSISLLGDLYKSEVFDLARYINRDTEIIPENIILKAPSAELRPEQRDDESLPPYDVLDAILYRMIEEGQHREEIINAGFDAEVVYKVYGMVLRNEHKRYQFCPVLRLSTRTFGKERVMPLTNRYGY from the coding sequence ATGAAGATAGCTCTTGCGCAGTTGAATTATACGATCGGAGCCTTCGAGTCCAACAAGATGAAGATTATCCGGAGTATCAACGAGGCCAAGGCACAACATGCCGACCTGCTGCTGTTCGCCGAGCAGGCCATTTGCGGAACCCCGGCTTACGATCTGTTGAACAAAGTCACGTTCCTCGAATTGTGCGAGGAGGCATTGGTGGAGATCGCCTCTTATTGCGACAATATTTCGGTGCTCGTGGGCCTGCCGATCCAGCACAACAACCGGACCATCAGCGTGGCCGCCCTGATCCAAAACCGGAAGGTGGTGCGTTACGTGGGCAAACGGAACGTTATCTGGAGGGACGACAAGGGATATATCACCCCTTCCGAAGGCTGCGAGTACGTGAAGATATGCGGCCGGAAGGTGGCCGTCGTGGTCAACGAGGACATTCTGGCCGAACAGGAGTACGGCGATTATGCCGATATTATCGTGAATATTACTGCCTCGCGTTATTCGCGGGGCATTGTTGAAAAACGCTACGACTTTCTGCGCCGCCTCGCCTACACCAAGGGGAAGACGGTGGTTTTCCTGAATCAGGTGGGCGCCCAGACCGATGTCGTGTTCGACGGGTCGTCGGCCGTTTTCAACGGACGGGGCGAGGCCGTCGCCCTGCTGAAGAATTTCGAGGAGGATTTCCTCGTGGTGGATGTCGAAGCCGACCTGCCCCATATCGAAATTCCGTATCAGGATAAGACGGTCAATGTCTACCATGCGATCAAGCTGGGTCTGAAGGATTATTTCGAAAAGAACGGTTTTACGCAGGCCTGCCTGGGGCTCTCGGGCGGAATAGATTCTGCCGTGGTGGTGGCGGTCGCCGCCGATGTGCTCGGTCCGGAAAACGTGAGGGTGTTGATGATGCCTTCGCAGTTCTCGTCCGACCATTCGGTGGACGATGCCCTGAAGCTGGCCGAAAACCTCGGTATCGAATACGATATAGTGCCGATCACCGAGACCTATACGACCGTCATGAAGGCCATGCGTCCGGTGTTCGGCGATCTGCCTTTCGACGTGGCTGAAGAGAATATACAGGCCCGTATCCGCGGGCTGATGATGATGGCCGTATCGAACAAGTTCGGCCATATCCTGCTCAACACCACCAACAAGAGCGAAATGGCCGTGGGGTACGGCACCCTGTACGGTGATACCAACGGCTCGATCAGCCTGCTCGGCGACCTGTACAAGAGCGAGGTGTTCGACCTGGCGCGGTACATCAACCGCGATACGGAGATCATACCCGAAAACATCATCCTCAAAGCCCCCTCGGCCGAACTGCGCCCCGAGCAGCGGGACGACGAGTCTCTGCCTCCCTACGATGTGTTGGATGCCATCCTCTACCGCATGATCGAGGAGGGACAGCACCGGGAGGAGATCATCAATGCCGGTTTCGATGCCGAAGTGGTGTACAAGGTCTACGGCATGGTGCTGCGCAACGAGCATAAGCGCTACCAGTTCTGCCCCGTGCTGCGCCTCTCCACGCGCACGTTCGGCAAGGAACGCGTGATGCCTCTCACCAATCGTTACGGGTATTAG
- a CDS encoding DUF6125 family protein, whose translation MNFPAMNNTPFETLSRERLIELLHLYARNLLALDGLWFQSVESAEGMDAAMEHDRNVWRRFPEIEARRIREFLQLPERPGLEGLARALEFRFTSLANRKVETGRDGNTLTFRVVDCRIQSARTRKGMPLHPCKSVGLNEYSSFARTIDERIECRALSCYPEVTDPACACSWQFRLRPETDGKETQENRT comes from the coding sequence ATGAACTTTCCGGCCATGAACAACACTCCGTTCGAGACACTCTCCCGAGAGCGGCTGATCGAGCTGCTGCACCTCTACGCCCGCAATCTGCTGGCGCTGGACGGGCTGTGGTTCCAGTCGGTGGAGTCGGCCGAAGGCATGGATGCCGCGATGGAACACGACCGGAACGTATGGCGCCGTTTCCCGGAGATCGAAGCCCGGCGCATCCGGGAATTTCTGCAGCTTCCGGAACGTCCGGGACTGGAAGGGCTGGCCCGGGCGCTCGAATTCCGTTTCACCTCGCTGGCCAACCGGAAGGTGGAAACCGGGCGGGATGGGAACACACTCACGTTCCGGGTAGTGGACTGCCGCATACAGTCAGCCCGCACACGCAAGGGAATGCCCCTGCATCCCTGCAAAAGCGTGGGCCTCAACGAATACTCCTCCTTCGCCCGGACGATAGACGAACGGATCGAATGCCGGGCCCTGAGCTGTTACCCGGAGGTGACCGATCCGGCCTGCGCCTGCTCGTGGCAGTTCCGCCTGCGGCCCGAAACGGACGGGAAGGAGACACAGGAAAACCGGACATAA
- a CDS encoding uroporphyrinogen decarboxylase family protein, with product MNTTQWIQSLIGERRCPVIPIMTHPGIELLGKKVIDAVTDGQVHFEAIDALNRRFPQSDACTVIMDLTVEAEAFGARLHMDDNEVPSVVGRLVSDRAGVEALAVPGLDRGRVPEYLKANRLAAQHIGKPVFGGCIGPYSLAGRLFDMTEIMMAIYTEPETVNLLLEKCTRFLTDYCRAIREAGVAGVILAEPAAGLLPDDLCRDYSSVYVRRIVEAVQDDSFAVILHNCGNSGHCTPAMVYTGAKGYHFGNKMDMKAALNDCPADTLVMGNLDPVGVFKMATPQEVEQATAVLLGECGDHANFVLSSGCDTPPEVPFDNIEAFYRAAERFNRGREL from the coding sequence ATGAATACGACCCAATGGATTCAGTCGTTGATCGGGGAGCGCCGCTGTCCCGTCATTCCGATCATGACGCATCCCGGCATCGAGTTGCTGGGCAAGAAGGTGATCGACGCCGTAACGGACGGACAGGTCCATTTCGAGGCGATTGACGCGCTCAACCGCCGTTTTCCCCAATCCGACGCCTGTACGGTGATTATGGACCTGACGGTGGAGGCCGAGGCTTTCGGCGCGCGGCTGCACATGGACGACAACGAGGTGCCCAGCGTGGTGGGACGTCTCGTCTCCGATCGTGCCGGAGTGGAGGCGCTCGCCGTGCCGGGGCTCGACAGGGGGCGGGTGCCGGAGTACCTGAAAGCGAACCGGCTGGCCGCGCAGCATATCGGGAAACCCGTGTTCGGAGGGTGCATAGGCCCCTATTCGCTGGCCGGCCGGCTTTTCGACATGACGGAGATCATGATGGCCATTTATACGGAACCCGAGACCGTGAACCTGCTGCTGGAGAAATGCACCCGTTTCCTCACCGACTACTGCCGGGCGATCAGGGAGGCGGGCGTGGCCGGCGTGATCCTGGCCGAGCCGGCGGCCGGTCTGCTGCCCGACGACCTGTGTCGGGACTATTCGTCGGTCTATGTCCGGCGGATCGTCGAGGCCGTGCAGGACGATTCGTTCGCCGTGATCTTGCACAACTGCGGCAACTCGGGCCACTGCACCCCCGCCATGGTCTATACCGGAGCCAAGGGATACCATTTCGGCAACAAGATGGACATGAAGGCCGCGCTGAACGACTGTCCTGCCGATACGCTGGTGATGGGCAACCTCGATCCGGTGGGTGTCTTCAAGATGGCCACCCCGCAGGAGGTGGAGCAGGCGACCGCCGTGCTGCTCGGAGAGTGCGGCGACCACGCCAATTTCGTGCTCTCTTCCGGATGCGACACGCCGCCCGAAGTGCCTTTCGACAATATCGAGGCATTCTACCGGGCTGCGGAGCGGTTCAACCGCGGCCGGGAGCTCTGA
- a CDS encoding nitroreductase family protein: MDITLDINRESCIRCGRCVRVCPSRIFTQEGKGAEIGTVNIATCIACGHCVAACPTSSVLHGMFPPEKVHAIDRSLLPTPEQTLLLIEARRSNRAFTEKPVPADMLERILEAAHRAPTASNRQEVTFTLVTDPARLRRISTFTADIFGSVLRKLENPLLKPLAKAFLPGVYGYVPTFRRLISELGKGNDLILRGATAVILFHTPAGNRFGSQDCNLAYQNGSLMAESLGVSQFYTGFVCSALHQDRSGRLNRELGIEGTIHAGMALGMPAFLFPNYIDKKGIEVSRL; the protein is encoded by the coding sequence ATGGACATAACACTCGACATCAACCGGGAAAGCTGCATCCGATGCGGCCGCTGCGTACGGGTCTGCCCTTCCAGGATTTTCACCCAGGAAGGGAAGGGAGCCGAAATCGGAACCGTAAATATCGCCACGTGCATCGCCTGCGGGCATTGCGTGGCGGCCTGCCCCACCTCTTCGGTACTGCACGGCATGTTCCCGCCCGAAAAAGTGCATGCGATCGACCGCAGCCTGCTGCCCACCCCGGAACAGACCCTGCTGCTGATCGAGGCCCGCCGTTCGAACCGGGCCTTTACGGAGAAGCCCGTTCCGGCCGACATGCTGGAGCGGATTCTGGAGGCGGCCCACAGGGCGCCGACGGCCAGCAACCGGCAGGAGGTCACCTTCACACTGGTGACCGACCCCGCACGGCTCCGCCGGATCAGCACCTTCACCGCGGACATCTTCGGATCGGTGCTGCGCAAACTGGAAAATCCCCTGCTCAAGCCGCTCGCCAAAGCGTTCCTGCCCGGAGTGTACGGCTACGTCCCCACGTTCCGCAGGCTGATTTCAGAGCTCGGAAAGGGCAACGACCTGATCCTGCGCGGGGCCACGGCCGTGATCCTGTTCCACACGCCCGCCGGGAACCGGTTCGGCAGCCAGGACTGCAACCTGGCCTATCAGAACGGCTCGCTGATGGCCGAAAGTCTCGGGGTCAGCCAGTTCTACACGGGATTCGTATGTTCGGCCCTGCATCAGGACCGTTCGGGGAGACTGAACCGGGAGCTGGGCATCGAGGGGACGATCCACGCCGGCATGGCCCTCGGGATGCCCGCCTTTCTCTTCCCGAACTACATCGACAAAAAGGGAATCGAGGTAAGCCGCCTCTGA
- a CDS encoding vitamin B12 dependent-methionine synthase activation domain-containing protein, giving the protein MEVFEPGFGGISPDLKEIYRGMGYGDAEPDEGIRRYVAEMLGRIAGVCDPCFGYEIMPVERIGRRDISVGGRTIVTGSVITPFFRKAEYVALFVATAGCRFDGWLHALKADGDIMEEFVADAIGSEIAEATARKMSAQLAGRMAEKGMKIGNSYSPGYCGWHVDQQQELFALLPPDPCGVSLSASSLMSPIKSVSGLIAIGPEVEMTPYGCALCGRADCYKNRLKQKNRTES; this is encoded by the coding sequence ATGGAGGTTTTCGAACCGGGTTTCGGAGGCATATCTCCCGATCTGAAAGAGATATACCGCGGAATGGGGTACGGCGATGCGGAGCCCGACGAGGGTATCCGCCGGTACGTTGCGGAGATGCTCGGCCGTATCGCCGGGGTGTGCGATCCCTGTTTCGGCTACGAAATCATGCCGGTCGAGAGGATCGGCAGGCGTGACATTTCCGTCGGGGGCCGGACTATCGTAACGGGTTCCGTCATTACGCCCTTTTTCCGGAAAGCGGAGTACGTCGCCCTGTTCGTGGCTACGGCCGGCTGCCGTTTCGACGGCTGGCTCCATGCCCTGAAGGCGGACGGGGACATCATGGAGGAGTTCGTCGCCGATGCGATCGGTTCCGAGATTGCGGAGGCCACGGCCCGGAAGATGTCCGCGCAACTGGCCGGACGGATGGCCGAAAAGGGAATGAAAATCGGAAATTCGTACAGTCCGGGTTACTGCGGCTGGCATGTCGACCAGCAGCAGGAACTTTTCGCACTGTTGCCGCCCGACCCCTGCGGGGTGAGCCTGAGCGCGTCGAGTCTGATGTCTCCGATCAAGTCGGTCAGCGGACTGATCGCCATAGGTCCCGAGGTGGAGATGACGCCTTACGGATGCGCTCTCTGCGGCCGGGCCGATTGTTATAAGAATCGTTTGAAACAGAAAAACAGAACCGAATCATGA
- a CDS encoding TIGR03915 family putative DNA repair protein has protein sequence MKVFRYDRSFEGLLTALFDAYVRRTFPEALIGEGEPEPMFSGEVHTVSTSAEKAARVWTGLQRKSSRGVCNMLLHVWLSEEAGSDLLLMRCMRRVFDAGGGAAADFTDGDMLRARQIAGRVAREREHLLQFVRFQKAADGTFYAPVSPACNALPLAVAHFRDRFADQKWLIYDLKRGYGYYYDLETMTEVSLTDTDSLPGIRLDDGMMAEDERLFQRLWKGYFDAMTIRERINPRLQRQMMPKRFWRFLTEKQ, from the coding sequence ATGAAGGTGTTCCGTTATGACAGGAGCTTCGAGGGGCTGTTGACCGCCCTGTTCGATGCGTATGTGCGCCGCACTTTTCCCGAGGCGCTGATCGGCGAGGGGGAACCCGAACCGATGTTTTCCGGGGAGGTGCACACGGTTTCCACCTCTGCGGAGAAGGCGGCCCGCGTGTGGACGGGATTGCAGCGGAAATCGTCCCGAGGGGTCTGCAACATGCTGCTCCATGTCTGGCTTTCGGAGGAGGCGGGCAGCGACCTGTTGCTGATGCGCTGTATGCGCAGGGTGTTCGATGCGGGCGGGGGCGCGGCGGCCGATTTCACGGACGGAGACATGCTGCGTGCCCGGCAGATCGCCGGACGGGTGGCACGCGAGCGGGAGCACCTGCTCCAGTTCGTCCGCTTCCAGAAGGCGGCGGACGGCACCTTTTACGCTCCGGTCTCTCCCGCCTGCAATGCCCTTCCTCTGGCTGTCGCCCATTTCCGCGACCGGTTCGCCGATCAGAAGTGGCTGATCTACGACCTGAAACGCGGATACGGTTATTATTACGACCTGGAGACGATGACCGAAGTTTCGCTGACCGATACGGATAGCCTGCCGGGTATCCGCCTCGACGACGGAATGATGGCCGAAGACGAAAGGCTCTTCCAGCGCCTCTGGAAAGGCTACTTCGACGCCATGACCATCCGCGAGCGGATCAATCCACGCCTGCAGCGGCAGATGATGCCCAAACGTTTCTGGCGCTTCCTGACGGAGAAGCAATAG
- a CDS encoding FUSC family protein, with protein sequence MDDSGQIRKGWRDRPVGKLLARIDPRMALAKSVVVWVAFAAGGYVTGHIHGENRMLGAMLAAVSGIVVLQGDIRTSVRQGWLRVLGTFIGAVLACLYLTFFRFTLPGMVLMVFLLEILCMLLKIPDNGKMATITLVIISVVSVRYPDLPAWANGLLRFTEATIGALAGIAAAWVLRTVRNRIPPPGP encoded by the coding sequence ATGGACGATAGCGGACAGATTCGGAAAGGGTGGCGGGACAGACCGGTCGGGAAACTGCTCGCCCGGATAGACCCGCGCATGGCTTTGGCCAAGAGCGTCGTGGTCTGGGTCGCCTTTGCCGCCGGAGGATATGTCACGGGGCACATCCACGGCGAAAACCGGATGCTCGGCGCCATGCTGGCTGCCGTTTCGGGGATCGTGGTCCTGCAGGGCGATATCCGCACCTCCGTCCGGCAGGGATGGCTCCGTGTGCTGGGCACCTTTATCGGTGCCGTGCTGGCCTGTCTCTATCTCACTTTTTTCCGCTTCACGCTGCCCGGCATGGTGCTGATGGTTTTCCTGCTGGAAATTCTCTGCATGCTGCTGAAGATACCGGACAACGGGAAGATGGCCACCATCACGCTGGTCATTATATCGGTCGTTTCCGTCCGCTATCCCGATCTGCCTGCCTGGGCCAACGGCCTGCTCCGTTTTACGGAAGCCACGATCGGGGCGCTGGCCGGAATCGCGGCGGCCTGGGTGCTCCGTACGGTGCGGAACCGTATCCCTCCTCCCGGACCGTAG
- a CDS encoding corrinoid protein produces MTDLHALYEAILGGKLEPAVEVTNQAIAEGAEPQKIINEYMIPAMEEIGARFEAGQAFVPNLLMSARAMKGSLDIVKPLLRGDSTASVGKVVIGTVKGDLHDIGKNLVASMLEGCGFEVINLGVDVSSDKFVEAVREHDANIICMSALLTTTMNYMKEVVAAVEAAQLKDRVKIMVGGAPLTEGFARSIGADGYSSNANAAVTLARSLMGA; encoded by the coding sequence ATGACTGATTTGCATGCATTGTATGAGGCCATTCTCGGCGGAAAGCTCGAACCGGCCGTCGAAGTGACCAATCAGGCGATCGCCGAAGGGGCCGAACCCCAGAAGATTATCAACGAGTATATGATCCCGGCCATGGAGGAGATCGGAGCCCGTTTCGAAGCGGGGCAGGCTTTCGTGCCCAACCTGCTGATGAGTGCCCGGGCGATGAAGGGTTCGCTCGACATCGTGAAGCCTCTGTTGCGGGGCGACAGTACCGCCTCGGTGGGCAAGGTGGTGATCGGTACCGTGAAGGGGGACCTGCACGACATCGGGAAAAATCTGGTGGCGTCGATGCTCGAAGGGTGCGGTTTTGAGGTGATCAATCTCGGGGTCGACGTTTCCAGCGACAAGTTCGTGGAGGCGGTCCGGGAGCACGATGCCAATATCATCTGTATGTCGGCCCTGCTGACCACGACGATGAACTACATGAAAGAGGTGGTCGCCGCCGTCGAGGCCGCCCAGCTCAAGGACCGGGTGAAGATCATGGTGGGCGGCGCTCCCCTGACCGAAGGGTTCGCCCGCAGCATCGGTGCCGACGGATACAGCTCCAATGCCAATGCGGCCGTGACGCTGGCCCGCAGCCTGATGGGAGCCTGA
- a CDS encoding SoxR reducing system RseC family protein, producing MNGNLEHKGIVLNVSGERVDVSILSESACATCKVKGACGMSEAEEKVVSILTPDAPAYRAGERVVVSVTRNMGLRAVFLAYVVPFLLLLASLLILLETGLSEAVAGLVSLGVLAFYYVVLWLVRRRIEHEINFNIRKS from the coding sequence GTGAACGGAAACCTGGAACACAAGGGTATTGTTCTGAATGTCAGCGGAGAGAGGGTCGATGTGTCGATTCTCTCCGAGAGTGCGTGCGCCACGTGCAAGGTGAAAGGGGCTTGCGGCATGAGCGAAGCGGAAGAGAAAGTGGTCTCGATTCTTACGCCCGATGCCCCGGCTTATCGGGCGGGAGAGCGGGTCGTCGTTTCCGTTACCCGGAATATGGGGTTGCGTGCCGTTTTTCTGGCCTATGTGGTGCCTTTCCTGTTGTTGCTGGCCTCCCTGCTGATCCTGCTGGAGACGGGGCTGTCCGAGGCCGTTGCGGGATTGGTCTCCCTGGGAGTGCTGGCCTTTTATTATGTCGTACTGTGGCTGGTGCGCAGGCGGATCGAACACGAAATCAATTTTAACATAAGAAAATCATAA